One genomic window of Salvia splendens isolate huo1 unplaced genomic scaffold, SspV2 ctg463, whole genome shotgun sequence includes the following:
- the LOC121790290 gene encoding heat shock factor protein HSF30-like, translated as MENNYAGTPVTPGMYGKEEEVERLKRDRDALRAEVLKLKQQQQSSRERLMVIEERIRGSERKQQQMTSFVAKAFSNPLFAERVANGQRRVELGLKRQLTMTPDEVLVESLISAANVGGTSSNPITDEVLEKQLDLAPDQSEVEAEIETLVSAANVGGMGSDLLERLLSEDEEVGAGDWDEELQELVDELDFM; from the exons atggagaacaactacgcaGGAACTCCAGTGACTccggggatg TATGGGAAGGAAGAGGAGGTGGAGAGGCTGAAGAGAGATCGAGACGCATTGAGGGCCGAGGTCTTGAAGCTCAAGCAGCAACAGCAGAGCTCGAGGGAGCGTCTCATGGTGATTGAGGAGCGTATCCGTGGTTCTGAGAGGAAGCAGCAGCAAATGACTAGCTTTGTTGCTAAGGCCTTTAGCAATCCGTTGTTTGCTGAGAGGGTCGCGAATGGTCAGAGACGCGTTGAATTAGGACTGAAAAGGCAGCTGACTATGACCCCGGATGAGGTGCTTGTGGAGTCATTGATCTCAGCTGCAAACGTTGGTGGGACGAGCTCAAATCCTATCACGGATGAGGTGTTGGAGAAACAGCTCGATCTTGCTCCAGATCAAAGTGAGGTTGAAGCAGAGATTGAGACATTGGTTTCGGCTGCAAATGTTGGTGGCATGGGCTCGGATCTGTTGGAGAGGCTTTTAAGTGAAGATGAGGAAGTAGGAGCTGGAGACTGGGATGAGGAACTTCAAGAACTTGTTGATGAATTAGACTTTATGTAG